A single window of Tenericutes bacterium MZ-XQ DNA harbors:
- a CDS encoding 4-hydroxybutyrate--acetyl-CoA CoA transferase, giving the protein MKTPKKITVNEAIKLVKDNDSVVLGMAGAEPKLFIQKLHEVADQVKGVKVTNCLPFENGEFFINPTYKSSFSTDSWFYGASLRKVHENGNISFIPNHLHLAGRKRFEHTKPNIFVGTATPPDKHGFLSLSLSNVYEQEAIELADIVILEVNPNFPRTFGDVEIHESKIDYIVEADYEAPTLPDAVPNEKDIKIGNFIAEKIKDGSTLQLGIGGIPNAVAHALLDKKDLGIHTEMFTTGLMHLVKSGAANGSKKNTHKHKHVACFALGTKELYEFIDDNPSVQILNGNYVNDPAVIGLNDHQVSINTTIEVDLTGQCASESIGHRQFSGTGGQSDTAVGAQNSKGGMSFITLYSTANVKNPETGEREEISKIVPFLKPGAAVTLSRNDVDYVVTEYGCVSLRGTSIQERVELLISIAHPKFRDDLRKEAIRLQYIPGN; this is encoded by the coding sequence ATGAAAACACCTAAAAAAATCACAGTAAATGAAGCCATTAAACTTGTTAAAGACAACGATAGTGTTGTTCTTGGTATGGCTGGAGCTGAACCTAAATTATTTATTCAAAAACTTCATGAAGTTGCAGATCAAGTTAAAGGGGTCAAAGTGACAAATTGTTTACCATTTGAAAATGGCGAATTTTTTATAAATCCAACTTATAAATCTTCATTTTCAACTGACAGTTGGTTTTATGGGGCTTCCTTAAGAAAAGTACATGAAAATGGAAATATTAGTTTTATACCTAATCATTTGCATTTAGCTGGTCGTAAACGTTTTGAACATACGAAACCTAACATTTTTGTTGGAACAGCAACCCCACCTGATAAGCATGGATTCTTATCATTATCTTTATCTAATGTTTATGAACAAGAAGCGATTGAGCTTGCGGATATCGTTATCTTAGAAGTAAACCCTAATTTCCCAAGAACTTTTGGAGATGTAGAAATCCATGAATCAAAAATTGATTACATTGTAGAGGCAGATTATGAAGCTCCAACACTTCCTGATGCCGTTCCAAATGAAAAAGATATTAAAATAGGAAATTTCATCGCTGAAAAAATTAAAGATGGATCTACATTGCAACTAGGTATTGGTGGTATTCCAAATGCAGTTGCTCATGCTTTATTAGATAAAAAAGATTTAGGTATTCACACTGAAATGTTTACTACAGGTCTTATGCATTTAGTTAAATCTGGTGCAGCAAATGGATCTAAGAAAAATACGCATAAACATAAACATGTCGCATGTTTCGCTTTAGGGACTAAAGAATTATACGAGTTTATAGATGATAATCCAAGTGTTCAAATCTTAAATGGAAATTACGTAAATGATCCTGCAGTAATAGGGTTAAATGATCATCAAGTCTCTATCAATACAACCATTGAAGTTGATCTAACAGGACAATGTGCATCTGAATCAATTGGACACCGTCAATTTAGTGGTACTGGTGGACAATCAGATACTGCAGTTGGTGCTCAAAACTCAAAAGGTGGTATGAGCTTTATTACATTATATTCAACTGCAAATGTTAAAAATCCTGAGACTGGCGAAAGAGAAGAAATATCTAAGATTGTACCTTTCTTAAAACCAGGTGCTGCAGTGACTTTATCTAGAAATGATGTTGACTATGTTGTAACTGAATATGGTTGTGTGTCTTTAAGAGGTACATCTATACAAGAACGTGTTGAACTATTGATTAGTATTGCGCATCCTAAGTTTAGAGATGATTTAAGAAAAGAAGCGATTAGACTTCAATACATTCCAGGTAATTGA
- a CDS encoding alpha/beta hydrolase — translation MSILNYKGRNVYYEVSGTGKPFLILNGIMMSTKSWEPFMESFTENNMVIRLDFIDQGQSDKLVSSIYTQDIQVQVIESLLKELKLEKISIVGISYGGEVALSFAVKHPNLVDRLVLFNTTAYTSPWLAEIGYKWNSIGRTRNGQTYYQATIPAIYSPSFYESRLEWMKKREQILLPVFSNPDFLDAMERLTNSAEHFDVRDKLHVIESPTLIVAADEDYLTPIGNQKVLHELIKDSELVILPGVGHASMYERPMVFVSLVLGFINAKQSKYNI, via the coding sequence ATGAGCATCTTAAATTATAAAGGCCGCAATGTATATTATGAAGTATCAGGTACTGGTAAACCATTTTTAATCTTAAATGGTATCATGATGTCAACAAAAAGTTGGGAACCTTTCATGGAATCCTTCACTGAAAACAACATGGTTATTCGCTTAGATTTTATTGATCAAGGTCAATCTGATAAATTAGTTTCTAGTATATATACTCAAGATATTCAAGTTCAAGTGATTGAATCATTATTAAAAGAATTAAAGTTAGAAAAGATTAGTATCGTTGGTATTTCATATGGTGGGGAAGTTGCATTATCATTTGCTGTAAAACACCCAAATTTAGTCGATAGACTGGTTTTGTTTAACACGACAGCTTACACCTCACCATGGCTTGCAGAAATCGGTTATAAATGGAATTCGATAGGCAGAACTAGAAATGGTCAAACTTATTATCAAGCAACCATTCCAGCAATTTATTCTCCAAGCTTTTATGAAAGCAGATTAGAGTGGATGAAAAAAAGAGAACAAATCTTATTACCAGTTTTCTCTAATCCAGATTTTCTAGATGCAATGGAAAGACTTACCAATAGCGCTGAACATTTTGATGTAAGAGATAAACTCCATGTCATTGAATCACCAACATTAATTGTTGCTGCTGATGAAGATTATTTAACACCAATTGGTAATCAAAAAGTCTTGCATGAATTGATTAAAGATTCTGAACTTGTGATCTTACCTGGTGTTGGTCATGCTTCCATGTACGAAAGACCTATGGTGTTTGTTTCACTAGTTTTAGGATTCATAAATGCTAAACAATCTAAGTATAATATATAG
- a CDS encoding L-asparaginase has product MKKKTIIVIFTGGTISMERNELTNKNQIINNQNELIENISNEIKHVTLKTHLFSLKPSPSVTPSDMLELAKLTNRMLKDPENDGVVITHGTDTLEETAYFLDLYLGSSKPVVFTGSMRSFSELGFDGLSNLVSSILVAAHDDSRDKGVLVCLNDEINTASEVTKSHTLSLDTFKSLEFGPIGIVEQENVIYTRKAPDFRKIINPENVVQEVEIIQAAAGTSSQILNFLIDNGVKGIVLEALGRGNVPPMMVPGIKRAIEHNIPVVLTSRCPKGRVLDNYGYEGGGHHLRTLGVIFTNNLNAQKARIRLMLALGITHKMNEIENYF; this is encoded by the coding sequence ATGAAGAAAAAAACAATAATTGTCATCTTCACAGGTGGCACAATATCAATGGAACGCAATGAATTAACCAATAAAAATCAGATCATTAATAATCAAAACGAACTGATAGAAAACATCTCTAATGAGATCAAACATGTAACTCTAAAAACACATTTGTTCTCATTAAAACCATCTCCATCAGTGACGCCTTCTGACATGCTTGAGTTAGCTAAGTTAACCAATCGTATGCTAAAAGACCCTGAGAATGATGGTGTCGTTATCACCCATGGAACTGATACATTAGAGGAAACAGCATATTTCTTAGACCTCTATTTAGGTTCTTCTAAACCAGTGGTTTTTACAGGTTCGATGAGATCATTTTCTGAACTAGGTTTTGATGGCCTAAGCAATTTGGTATCTTCAATTCTAGTTGCTGCTCACGATGATTCGAGAGATAAGGGTGTACTAGTATGTTTGAATGATGAGATCAATACAGCGTCTGAAGTTACTAAGTCACATACTTTATCACTTGATACTTTTAAGTCATTGGAGTTTGGCCCCATTGGAATCGTTGAGCAAGAAAATGTCATCTATACCAGAAAAGCTCCCGATTTTAGGAAAATCATTAATCCAGAAAATGTAGTTCAAGAGGTTGAAATCATTCAAGCTGCTGCAGGAACCAGTTCACAAATACTAAACTTCTTAATTGATAATGGAGTTAAGGGTATTGTTCTTGAAGCATTAGGTAGAGGTAATGTTCCTCCAATGATGGTCCCAGGTATCAAAAGAGCTATTGAGCATAACATACCAGTTGTTCTTACATCTAGATGCCCCAAAGGTCGTGTCCTCGATAACTATGGATACGAAGGTGGAGGACATCATCTAAGAACGTTAGGAGTCATATTTACTAATAATTTGAATGCACAAAAAGCTAGAATTCGCCTGATGTTAGCGCTCGGTATTACTCATAAAATGAATGAAATTGAGAACTATTTTTAG
- a CDS encoding phosphopentomutase, which translates to MYKRIFLIVLDSLGIGEAPDAKDYNDEGAHTIGHIAERMDLKIPNMEALGYGNIAHIKNVKSVEKPKAFYTKMQEASLGKDTMTGHWEMMGMYITKPFQTFTDTGFPKELIDELEEKTGRKVVGNISASGTEIIKDLGEHHMKTGDLIVYTSADSVLQIAMHEEIIPIDEQYKICEIAREITMKPEWKVGRVIARPFLGTNKDDFKRTPNRHDYALRPHEKTALNFLSEAGFDVIALGKINDIFDGFGITEYSKTKSNDDGMRQITDVADKDFEGLCFLNLVDFDALYGHRRDPIGYGKAIEAFDEQLPLLMEKLGEDDLLLLTADHGNDPIHHGTDHTREYVPLLAYSKRFKEGKEMPIFKTFADIGYTINDNFGTEKPKNGESFLKYLSNK; encoded by the coding sequence ATGTATAAAAGAATATTTTTGATAGTTTTAGACAGTCTAGGTATTGGAGAAGCTCCAGATGCAAAGGATTACAATGATGAAGGGGCACACACAATTGGACATATTGCTGAGCGTATGGATCTTAAAATCCCTAACATGGAAGCCTTAGGATATGGTAATATTGCACATATTAAAAATGTAAAATCAGTAGAAAAACCTAAAGCTTTTTACACCAAAATGCAGGAAGCATCATTAGGAAAAGACACGATGACAGGACATTGGGAAATGATGGGAATGTATATTACTAAACCTTTTCAAACGTTTACTGATACTGGATTTCCTAAAGAACTCATAGATGAACTAGAAGAGAAAACTGGTCGAAAAGTTGTTGGAAATATCTCAGCTTCAGGTACAGAAATCATAAAAGATCTCGGTGAGCATCATATGAAAACTGGTGATTTAATCGTCTATACTTCAGCAGATTCAGTGTTACAAATTGCTATGCATGAAGAAATTATTCCGATTGATGAGCAGTATAAAATCTGTGAAATTGCAAGAGAAATCACTATGAAACCTGAATGGAAAGTTGGACGTGTAATCGCAAGACCATTTTTAGGAACCAATAAAGATGACTTTAAACGTACACCAAATCGCCATGATTATGCTCTAAGACCACATGAGAAAACGGCTTTAAATTTCTTGAGTGAAGCAGGATTTGATGTGATAGCTCTTGGCAAAATCAATGACATTTTTGATGGATTTGGTATTACAGAATACAGCAAGACAAAGAGCAATGATGATGGCATGAGACAAATTACTGACGTTGCAGATAAAGATTTCGAAGGATTGTGTTTCTTAAATTTAGTTGATTTTGATGCACTTTATGGACATAGAAGAGACCCAATTGGATACGGAAAAGCAATCGAAGCATTCGATGAACAGCTGCCACTTTTAATGGAAAAACTTGGTGAGGATGACCTCTTGTTACTTACTGCAGATCATGGTAATGACCCTATACATCATGGTACTGATCACACGAGAGAATACGTTCCTTTATTAGCTTATTCTAAACGTTTTAAAGAAGGAAAAGAAATGCCGATATTTAAAACATTTGCTGATATTGGGTATACAATCAACGACAATTTTGGAACTGAAAAACCTAAGAATGGTGAGTCGTTTTTAAAATACTTGAGTAATAAATAA
- a CDS encoding site-specific tyrosine recombinase XerD translates to MKYLLKDYEYYLKKEKGSSKNTISAYARDLDQYRLFLEKYHQIKKPSQIQKKHIEGFLKSLDKRVSSKTLARKLTAIKSFHHFLALEKEVDIDITKDFSTPKSNKTLPKVLSIDQVVSLLEEVDKDTNLGLRNKALLELIYGSGLRVSELLDIETEDIHLNQSYVIVHGKGSKERMVPISDMANIALRKYMADARPNLVNDKRNTYVFLNQNGQRLSRQGFFKVLKKLASDAGIDSECSPHTLRHSFATHLLENGMDLRTLQTLLGHEDISTTQIYTHISQKRIKEIYKKAHPRAKEES, encoded by the coding sequence ATGAAATATTTACTCAAGGATTATGAATATTATTTAAAAAAAGAAAAAGGATCTTCAAAAAACACGATCAGTGCGTATGCAAGAGACCTTGATCAATATCGCTTATTTTTAGAAAAATATCATCAAATTAAGAAACCTTCTCAAATTCAAAAGAAACACATTGAAGGTTTTCTAAAGAGTTTGGATAAAAGAGTATCTAGTAAAACTTTGGCTAGAAAACTAACTGCAATTAAAAGTTTCCATCATTTTTTAGCACTTGAAAAAGAAGTGGATATAGATATAACAAAAGATTTTTCTACACCAAAATCTAACAAAACATTGCCCAAAGTGTTATCTATTGATCAAGTTGTAAGCTTACTTGAAGAGGTTGATAAAGATACAAATTTAGGTCTTAGAAATAAAGCTTTATTAGAACTTATCTATGGGTCTGGGCTTAGAGTAAGTGAACTATTAGATATCGAAACTGAGGATATTCATTTGAATCAGAGTTACGTCATTGTACATGGAAAAGGATCAAAAGAACGTATGGTTCCAATATCTGATATGGCAAATATTGCACTTAGAAAATACATGGCTGATGCACGACCGAATCTTGTTAATGACAAGAGAAATACCTATGTTTTTTTGAACCAAAATGGACAAAGATTATCAAGACAAGGGTTCTTTAAAGTCTTAAAAAAACTTGCGTCTGATGCAGGTATAGATTCTGAATGTTCACCACATACACTAAGACATTCGTTTGCAACACACTTACTTGAAAATGGTATGGACTTACGAACATTACAAACTTTACTTGGGCATGAGGACATATCGACCACACAAATCTACACCCATATTAGTCAAAAAAGAATTAAAGAAATATATAAAAAAGCACATCCGCGTGCAAAGGAGGAATCATAA
- a CDS encoding elongation factor 4 translates to MDNNKLNERQKKIRNFSIIAHIDHGKSTLADRILQKTDTVTDREMKEQLLDSMDLERERGITIKLNAVEVLYKAKDGEEYIMHLIDTPGHVDFTYEVSRSLAACEGAVLVVDAAQGIEAQTLANVYLAIDNDLEIVPVINKIDLPSAEPKKVIAEIEDIIGIPAQDAVLASAKEGVGIDEILERIVKDIPAPQGDANAPLQALVFDSVFDPYKGVIPSIRIVNGTIKKGDVIQFMASNAKYEVIEVGVHTPKIIKRDILGPGDVGYLTASIKDINTVRVGDTVTHANRKASVPLPGYRKMNSVVFCGLYPIDSDKYNDLKDALEKLKLNDASLLYEPETSQALGFGFRTGFLGLLHMEIIQERISREFGIELIATAPSVIYKVYLTDGSMITIDNPSMLPAPQVVDHIEEPYVKATVMSPKDYVGAVMDICQKKRGIFGDMKYVDANRVTITYELPLSEIVYDFFDKLKSSTKGYASFDYEMSGYKVSKLQKMDILLNGEVVDALSTIVHRDFAYQRGKNICERMVDLIPRQMFEIPVQASLGNKIIARTTIKAMRKDVLAKCYGGDISRKKKLLQKQKEGKKKMKSIGRVDVPQEAFMAILSNSDE, encoded by the coding sequence ATGGATAATAACAAACTAAATGAAAGACAAAAGAAAATCCGAAACTTTTCTATTATAGCGCATATTGACCACGGTAAGTCTACACTTGCCGATCGTATTTTGCAAAAAACAGATACAGTAACTGATCGTGAAATGAAAGAGCAACTCCTAGATTCTATGGATCTAGAAAGAGAACGTGGCATCACAATCAAGTTAAATGCTGTTGAGGTTTTGTATAAAGCAAAAGACGGCGAAGAGTATATCATGCATTTAATTGATACTCCTGGTCATGTTGATTTTACATACGAGGTTTCAAGATCTTTAGCGGCTTGTGAAGGCGCTGTTTTAGTCGTAGATGCGGCTCAAGGCATTGAAGCTCAAACACTTGCTAATGTTTATTTAGCAATCGATAATGACTTAGAAATTGTACCAGTTATTAATAAAATAGATTTACCAAGTGCAGAACCAAAAAAGGTGATAGCTGAAATTGAAGATATCATAGGTATTCCAGCACAAGATGCCGTTTTAGCGTCAGCTAAAGAAGGTGTTGGTATTGATGAAATATTAGAAAGAATTGTGAAGGATATTCCTGCGCCACAGGGTGATGCAAATGCACCTTTACAAGCTCTAGTATTTGATTCAGTATTTGATCCTTATAAAGGTGTTATTCCTTCTATAAGAATTGTTAATGGAACTATAAAAAAAGGTGATGTCATTCAATTTATGGCTTCGAATGCAAAATATGAAGTGATTGAAGTTGGTGTGCATACGCCTAAAATTATTAAACGCGACATCTTAGGGCCTGGTGATGTTGGATATTTAACCGCATCTATTAAAGATATTAATACTGTACGTGTTGGTGATACTGTCACACATGCGAATAGAAAGGCTTCAGTTCCACTTCCTGGATATCGTAAAATGAACTCTGTAGTCTTTTGTGGGTTATACCCGATTGACTCGGATAAATATAATGATTTAAAAGACGCACTAGAAAAATTAAAGTTAAACGATGCATCACTACTGTATGAACCAGAGACATCACAAGCTTTAGGATTTGGATTTAGAACAGGATTCTTAGGATTACTTCATATGGAGATTATTCAAGAAAGAATCAGTAGAGAATTTGGAATTGAACTGATTGCAACTGCACCATCAGTTATCTATAAAGTATATTTAACAGATGGATCAATGATTACGATTGACAATCCATCGATGTTACCAGCTCCACAAGTTGTTGACCATATCGAAGAGCCTTATGTGAAAGCTACTGTGATGAGTCCAAAGGATTATGTCGGTGCTGTTATGGATATTTGTCAAAAGAAACGCGGAATCTTTGGAGATATGAAATATGTAGATGCAAACCGTGTCACAATCACATATGAACTACCATTATCTGAGATCGTTTATGATTTCTTTGATAAGTTAAAATCATCAACAAAAGGATATGCTTCATTTGACTATGAAATGTCAGGATATAAAGTATCAAAGCTACAAAAAATGGATATCTTACTTAATGGCGAAGTTGTCGATGCATTATCAACAATTGTGCATAGAGACTTTGCATATCAAAGAGGTAAAAACATCTGTGAACGCATGGTCGACTTAATTCCTAGACAAATGTTTGAAATTCCTGTTCAAGCATCATTGGGAAATAAAATTATCGCAAGAACTACCATTAAAGCGATGAGAAAAGACGTACTTGCTAAATGTTATGGTGGAGATATCAGTAGAAAGAAGAAACTTTTACAGAAACAAAAAGAAGGTAAAAAGAAGATGAAATCTATCGGTAGAGTAGATGTTCCTCAAGAAGCTTTTATGGCCATTTTATCTAATAGTGATGAGTAA
- a CDS encoding transporter, producing MTDQDFIQIGILIFLILLSAFFSSTETAFSSANKIKLKNLIQNGHNRAARTLRYADNFDELITTILIGNNIANILSASIATIFFIRHWGDIGVTLSTAVMTTLVLIFGEIAPKSLAKKIPEKYALAVTPILMGFIFVLKPFAIIFGGIQKLLNKLITFDEEPAITEEELLTYVSEAEQEGGINQNERELIKSVIDFDDLIVEEILTPRVDVIAVCETDDPETIRLAFKHSGYSRLPVYDTGIDHITGVINHKDFYNLVLIEKQPLHTIIKPPVFVTEYMKVTNLLELLQETKAHMAIVKDEFGGTLGVVSMEDILEEIVGEIWDEHDEVVEQIVKIDEHHYRVKGNAELDMLFEMMGITDDLDFSTVNGWILDEMGKIPFIGDTFNYRNLLVTITGADTKRVLEAKIEVQDIEKELTEEVQ from the coding sequence ATGACTGATCAAGATTTTATACAAATAGGTATACTTATATTTTTGATTTTATTATCCGCATTTTTCTCATCAACTGAAACTGCATTTTCTTCAGCTAATAAAATCAAATTAAAAAATTTAATTCAAAATGGCCATAATAGAGCAGCTAGAACGCTCCGTTATGCGGATAACTTCGATGAACTAATTACTACGATCTTAATTGGTAATAATATCGCAAATATCTTATCTGCATCGATTGCTACTATCTTTTTCATAAGACACTGGGGTGATATTGGTGTGACATTGTCTACAGCAGTCATGACAACGTTGGTCTTAATTTTTGGAGAAATTGCACCAAAGAGTTTGGCGAAGAAAATACCTGAAAAATACGCACTTGCTGTAACACCGATACTGATGGGTTTTATATTTGTTTTAAAACCATTCGCTATCATCTTTGGTGGTATACAAAAATTACTCAACAAGTTGATTACATTTGATGAAGAACCAGCAATTACTGAAGAGGAATTACTTACTTATGTGAGTGAAGCTGAACAAGAAGGTGGTATTAATCAAAATGAAAGAGAACTTATCAAGAGTGTCATTGATTTTGATGATTTAATTGTTGAAGAAATCTTAACACCTAGAGTTGATGTTATTGCAGTATGTGAAACAGATGACCCTGAAACGATTAGACTAGCGTTTAAGCATTCAGGTTATTCAAGATTACCAGTTTATGATACAGGCATTGATCACATTACTGGTGTCATTAACCATAAAGATTTTTATAATTTAGTCCTTATTGAAAAACAACCACTTCATACGATTATAAAGCCACCAGTATTTGTTACTGAGTACATGAAAGTTACTAATTTATTAGAATTACTGCAGGAAACAAAAGCACACATGGCCATTGTAAAAGATGAATTTGGTGGCACATTAGGTGTTGTCAGTATGGAAGATATTTTAGAGGAAATTGTTGGTGAAATTTGGGATGAACACGATGAAGTTGTTGAACAAATTGTTAAAATTGATGAACATCATTATCGTGTCAAAGGTAATGCTGAACTAGATATGTTATTTGAGATGATGGGAATTACTGATGATTTAGATTTTTCAACCGTTAATGGTTGGATACTTGATGAGATGGGTAAAATTCCTTTTATAGGCGATACATTTAATTATCGTAACTTATTAGTCACAATTACTGGAGCCGATACTAAGCGTGTCTTAGAAGCGAAAATTGAAGTACAAGACATAGAAAAAGAACTAACTGAAGAGGTGCAATAG